A region from the Persephonella sp. genome encodes:
- a CDS encoding FMN-binding protein: MVVLFVLLLAGLSYGGLIIKPDDAVKKIFPNHEIQKKSIMIDKKTRDMIQKKFKTKMKTSIFRIYLIKKDGNTIGYGILHSHRVRTKKETVLFILDKNCRIKDIEVIAFYEPPEYIPPDKWFKNFENKGASGIPAVKKNIPNITGATLSSRAITDASRQVIGICDLYLREKFR; encoded by the coding sequence ATGGTTGTTTTATTTGTCTTACTGCTTGCTGGTCTGTCTTACGGGGGACTGATAATAAAACCTGATGATGCTGTGAAAAAGATATTTCCCAACCATGAAATACAGAAAAAAAGCATAATGATAGACAAAAAAACAAGGGATATGATACAGAAAAAGTTTAAAACAAAGATGAAAACATCAATATTTCGTATATACCTGATAAAAAAGGACGGAAATACGATCGGTTACGGCATTCTTCATTCCCATAGGGTAAGAACCAAAAAAGAAACTGTTCTTTTTATTCTTGACAAAAACTGCCGTATTAAGGATATAGAGGTAATAGCATTCTATGAGCCTCCTGAATACATTCCCCCTGATAAATGGTTTAAAAATTTTGAAAACAAAGGTGCATCAGGAATTCCTGCCGTCAAGAAAAATATTCCTAACATCACAGGGGCAACACTTTCCTCAAGGGCGATAACAGATGCATCAAGACAGGTTATAGGAATATGCGATCTATACCTCAGGGAGAAATTCAGATGA
- a CDS encoding porin, whose protein sequence is MRKILSYALLTGIFSTSFGADLQEIEERLKSLEEQNQQLIEEIADLKQQVEIPELAQKQFSGMGYAASKVYFTPAGLSIGGYGEIIYQRFEKSTKKDMTDIYRFIPYIGYKFSDSIILNAEVEFEHGADTSRGGKVKIEFAYLDFLFNQWVNLRVGSYLIPVGITNLLHEPVFFNSVNRPEVETNIIPTTWNENGILLFSNMENWNYYIGVANGFYYTGFSSKKWVKGGRQAGGKAYAEDFAFVGRVDYTGIDGLMVGVSGYTGNSGQGDGFDGRVSMYDFHLRYSHKNLEITGLYVKGFLSDADKISLAVGDTVAKEVYGYYLNLAYDVMPFIKSDTDISLPVFVRYERYNTQEKVPAGFTKNNQYDKTIWTVGLNLKPHPNVVLKADYQIRDNKSYNESDIFELGVGFIF, encoded by the coding sequence ATGAGGAAGATTTTATCTTATGCACTTTTAACAGGTATTTTTTCAACATCTTTTGGGGCAGACCTTCAGGAGATAGAAGAAAGGCTCAAATCCCTTGAAGAACAGAACCAACAGCTTATTGAGGAGATAGCAGATCTAAAACAGCAGGTAGAAATACCTGAGCTTGCCCAAAAGCAGTTTTCAGGAATGGGGTATGCCGCATCAAAAGTTTATTTCACTCCTGCAGGTCTTTCTATCGGTGGATACGGGGAGATCATATACCAGAGATTTGAAAAATCAACAAAAAAGGATATGACAGACATTTATAGATTTATTCCTTATATAGGTTATAAGTTCTCAGACAGTATTATCCTGAACGCAGAAGTAGAGTTTGAGCATGGGGCTGATACCAGCAGAGGCGGAAAGGTAAAAATAGAGTTTGCTTATCTTGACTTTCTTTTTAACCAGTGGGTTAACCTGAGGGTTGGAAGTTATCTTATTCCTGTTGGAATAACAAACCTTCTTCATGAGCCGGTATTCTTTAACTCTGTAAATAGACCGGAAGTTGAAACAAACATAATACCAACAACATGGAATGAAAACGGTATCTTACTGTTTAGCAATATGGAAAATTGGAACTACTACATTGGTGTTGCAAACGGATTTTACTACACAGGATTTTCGTCAAAAAAATGGGTAAAAGGAGGAAGACAGGCAGGGGGTAAGGCATATGCTGAAGATTTTGCCTTTGTAGGAAGGGTTGATTATACAGGTATTGATGGGCTTATGGTAGGTGTTTCAGGTTATACAGGAAATTCAGGACAGGGAGACGGTTTTGATGGAAGGGTAAGTATGTATGATTTTCATCTGAGATACTCCCATAAAAATCTTGAAATAACAGGTCTTTATGTGAAAGGATTTCTCTCAGACGCAGACAAAATATCCCTCGCTGTAGGAGATACTGTAGCAAAAGAGGTTTACGGGTATTACTTGAACTTAGCATACGATGTTATGCCTTTTATCAAGTCTGACACAGATATATCGCTTCCTGTTTTTGTCAGATACGAAAGATACAACACTCAGGAAAAGGTTCCTGCAGGATTTACAAAGAACAACCAGTATGACAAAACTATCTGGACAGTGGGTCTGAACCTGAAACCACACCCTAATGTTGTTCTGAAGGCAGACTACCAGATAAGAGATAACAAATCTTATAACGAATCAGATATTTTTGAGCTTGGTGTAGGTTTCATCTTCTAA
- the mtaB gene encoding tRNA (N(6)-L-threonylcarbamoyladenosine(37)-C(2))-methylthiotransferase MtaB gives MEKLKVAFYSLGCRMNQFETSAMEEEFENRGYILSEFSDKADIYVVNTCTVTNDADRSSRKTLRQAKRRNPDAVIVATGCYAQVSPDELSKMEEVDLVIGNSHKTAVLEIVEQFINERRQDKVFIDNIFRKNDFETFHISTFYEGSRPILKVQEGCNSFCSFCIIPFARGKVRSARIDQIVDQAKILVDRGFKEIVLTGTQLSQFGYDHKEGYLYDLLKKLIKIKGLYRVRLSSMGINEIDDKLLDLITSEEKIAPHFHLSIQSGDDRVLKDMKRNYTVSQYENVVNKIVKRRPDIAIGTDLITGFPTEDEKAFENTVKTVQNLPLAYIHVFTYSQRKGTSAEKFGDTVPPQEKKRRTQIIRQISDEKNRKFRERYIGKPLEVLIISEKDGKKVGLTGNYIHISFSSEKPVNSITKVVLTGVGEERENNTGKEI, from the coding sequence ATGGAAAAGCTGAAAGTAGCATTTTATAGCTTAGGTTGCAGAATGAACCAGTTTGAAACCTCTGCTATGGAGGAGGAGTTTGAAAATAGGGGGTATATTCTGTCTGAATTTTCAGATAAGGCTGATATATATGTGGTAAACACATGCACGGTAACAAATGACGCAGACAGAAGCTCAAGAAAAACCTTAAGACAGGCAAAAAGGAGAAATCCAGATGCTGTTATTGTTGCTACAGGCTGTTATGCACAGGTATCCCCTGATGAGCTTTCAAAGATGGAAGAGGTTGATCTTGTTATAGGAAATTCACATAAAACGGCGGTTTTAGAGATAGTTGAGCAGTTTATAAATGAAAGAAGACAGGATAAGGTTTTTATAGATAACATATTCAGAAAAAATGATTTTGAAACTTTCCATATAAGTACATTTTACGAAGGATCAAGACCTATTTTGAAGGTTCAGGAAGGGTGTAACAGTTTCTGTTCTTTCTGTATTATTCCTTTTGCAAGGGGAAAGGTCAGAAGTGCAAGAATAGACCAGATAGTTGATCAGGCAAAAATACTCGTTGATAGAGGGTTTAAAGAGATAGTCCTTACAGGAACACAGCTTTCACAGTTTGGTTATGATCATAAGGAAGGATACCTTTATGATCTTTTAAAAAAACTTATAAAGATAAAAGGTCTATACAGGGTAAGGCTTTCATCAATGGGTATAAATGAGATAGATGATAAACTGCTTGATCTTATAACATCTGAAGAAAAAATAGCCCCCCACTTCCATCTGTCTATCCAGTCTGGTGATGACAGGGTTTTGAAGGATATGAAAAGAAACTACACTGTTTCCCAGTATGAAAATGTTGTAAACAAGATAGTAAAAAGAAGACCTGATATTGCTATTGGAACAGACCTTATAACAGGTTTCCCAACAGAAGATGAAAAAGCCTTTGAAAACACCGTTAAAACAGTACAAAATCTGCCTCTTGCTTATATCCATGTTTTCACATATTCCCAGAGGAAAGGAACATCTGCTGAAAAGTTTGGAGACACAGTTCCCCCTCAGGAGAAAAAAAGAAGAACACAGATAATCAGGCAGATATCAGATGAGAAAAATAGAAAGTTCAGAGAAAGATATATAGGCAAACCTCTTGAGGTTCTGATAATATCAGAAAAAGATGGAAAAAAAGTAGGACTTACAGGAAACTACATACATATTAGTTTCAGCTCAGAGAAACCTGTAAATAGCATAACAAAGGTTGTTCTAACCGGGGTAGGTGAAGAAAGGGAGAATAACACAGGAAAGGAGATATAA
- a CDS encoding redoxin domain-containing protein yields the protein MKKVLMAFLAVFSLGFGFDSSIVGKEFRDFRSIDEKGRVVKASEIIDHKPAVIIFFAIGDQPGTFKFLPNMNRLYEKYKDKAVFMAVLLSRSNEKEVQELKKMLPLKLPVYLGYSDAIRNYDIRKVDVPLIVFVDKEGLITNIIARPESTMEEIYPPEKSLKEKETIEERISQSIEIIEKYIKKLIGDK from the coding sequence ATGAAAAAGGTATTGATGGCGTTTTTAGCTGTTTTTTCACTTGGTTTTGGATTTGACAGTTCTATTGTTGGAAAAGAATTCAGGGATTTCAGATCTATTGATGAAAAAGGTAGAGTAGTGAAAGCTTCTGAGATTATAGATCACAAACCTGCTGTGATTATATTCTTTGCAATTGGAGATCAGCCGGGAACATTCAAATTTTTGCCTAACATGAACAGGCTTTATGAAAAATATAAAGACAAGGCTGTGTTTATGGCTGTTCTTTTAAGCCGATCAAATGAAAAGGAAGTTCAGGAGCTTAAAAAGATGCTTCCTTTGAAACTTCCGGTATACCTTGGTTACAGCGATGCCATCCGAAACTACGACATAAGAAAGGTTGATGTTCCATTGATAGTTTTTGTTGATAAAGAAGGACTGATAACAAACATAATCGCAAGACCTGAATCAACGATGGAGGAGATATATCCCCCTGAAAAATCTTTAAAGGAAAAAGAAACAATAGAAGAAAGGATTTCCCAGAGTATAGAAATAATTGAAAAATACATTAAAAAACTTATCGGAGACAAATAA
- a CDS encoding ankyrin repeat domain-containing protein, which translates to MERIRLLKKLITAIMEGDYNEVYRLVDLVKVDLNRSYEYEGSPLHVAVKEGDKELVKYFLEKGADPNVKGAFGETPLHIAVDRGYHDIVQILIESGADPNAQSNEGNTPLHLAVIASSADIAYELLKKGADPKIQNKFGKTPLDMAMELNDEKMIKILT; encoded by the coding sequence ATGGAAAGGATTAGACTTTTGAAAAAACTGATAACAGCCATTATGGAGGGGGATTACAATGAGGTTTACAGGCTTGTTGATCTTGTCAAGGTAGATCTTAACAGATCTTATGAGTATGAAGGATCGCCCCTTCATGTTGCTGTTAAAGAGGGGGATAAAGAGCTTGTGAAATATTTTCTTGAGAAAGGGGCAGATCCTAATGTAAAAGGTGCTTTCGGTGAAACTCCTCTACATATAGCTGTTGACAGGGGTTATCATGACATTGTCCAGATCCTTATTGAGAGTGGAGCTGATCCAAACGCCCAGAGTAATGAAGGAAACACACCTCTGCACCTTGCAGTTATAGCAAGCTCTGCAGATATAGCGTATGAGCTTTTGAAAAAAGGAGCAGATCCAAAAATACAGAACAAGTTTGGGAAAACTCCCCTTGACATGGCGATGGAGCTGAATGACGAAAAGATGATAAAAATCCTGACTTAA
- a CDS encoding PIN domain-containing protein, producing the protein MKIIVDANIIFSALIKGNPVYINVDAYAPDFTFIELEKYEKRILKKTSNRQRIKEIIL; encoded by the coding sequence ATGAAAATTATTGTTGATGCAAATATTATATTTTCTGCATTAATAAAAGGAAATCCAGTTTACATAAATGTAGATGCTTATGCTCCAGATTTTACATTTATAGAACTTGAAAAATACGAAAAAAGAATTTTAAAAAAGACATCAAACAGACAGAGAATAAAAGAAATAATCTTATAA
- a CDS encoding rhodanese-like domain-containing protein produces the protein MKRFVLLIGILFFSNVFAYTDLSAEQFKKMIKEKDVVILDVRTPEEYEKDGHIKGANLIPVQLFRYIYLPGLRDKKVLVYCRSGNRSVTASRMLEQMGIKNVYNLKGGIIEWKSKKLPVEYGWK, from the coding sequence ATGAAAAGGTTTGTGTTGCTGATAGGGATTTTGTTTTTTTCTAATGTTTTTGCTTACACAGATCTTTCTGCAGAACAGTTTAAAAAAATGATTAAAGAAAAGGATGTTGTGATTTTAGATGTTAGAACCCCTGAGGAATATGAGAAAGACGGACATATTAAAGGGGCTAACCTTATCCCTGTTCAGCTTTTCAGGTATATATACCTTCCTGGTCTGAGAGATAAAAAAGTTCTTGTTTATTGTAGGAGTGGAAACAGAAGTGTTACAGCAAGCAGAATGCTTGAGCAGATGGGTATAAAAAATGTTTACAACCTTAAAGGCGGTATAATTGAGTGGAAATCTAAGAAGCTTCCTGTTGAGTATGGCTGGAAGTGA
- the ybeY gene encoding rRNA maturation RNase YbeY encodes MNRILISKDIYDRKITKNFVKQIAQKILKELQLDNVELSITLTDNETIRQINKQWRKKDKPTDVLSFPIDEKPPGYRYKILGDVVISLPFAKRQAEEIGISYQEEVIRLLTHGILHLLGYDHEGCPAEAKKMFNLQDRIMKKITSSHTQQEAS; translated from the coding sequence ATGAACAGAATTCTGATAAGTAAAGATATATACGACAGAAAAATAACAAAAAATTTTGTAAAACAGATCGCTCAAAAAATATTAAAAGAGCTTCAGCTTGATAATGTTGAACTCAGCATAACCCTGACAGATAACGAAACTATAAGGCAGATTAACAAGCAGTGGAGAAAAAAGGATAAACCAACAGATGTTCTGTCTTTTCCGATAGATGAAAAACCTCCCGGATATAGATATAAAATATTAGGAGATGTTGTTATATCCCTCCCCTTTGCAAAAAGGCAGGCTGAAGAGATTGGAATATCTTATCAGGAAGAGGTAATCAGACTTTTAACCCATGGGATTTTACATCTTTTAGGTTATGACCATGAAGGATGCCCCGCAGAAGCAAAAAAGATGTTTAATCTTCAGGACAGGATAATGAAAAAGATCACTTCCAGCCATACTCAACAGGAAGCTTCTTAG
- a CDS encoding PhoH family protein, which produces MHKVASYFEGGHQLSPKDVRDLALGYKNETAEEKVVGNYEAILFTHRKKPIMAKTPSQKIYIDTIKKNDITFGVGPAGTGKTYLAMAMAVSYLKQQKVNRIILTRPAVEAGEKLGFLPGTLTEKVDPYLRPLYDALYEMVDPDKIRDMLEKNIIEIAPLAFMRGRTLNDAFIILDEAQNTTKEQMKMFLTRIGFGSKAVITGDITQIDLPKVSNSGLVQALEVLQDVKGIGICRFSEKDVVRHPVVQRIITAYDRYERNRENEQNSDK; this is translated from the coding sequence ATGCACAAGGTAGCATCTTACTTTGAGGGAGGACATCAGCTGTCACCTAAAGATGTAAGAGATCTGGCATTAGGATATAAGAATGAAACAGCTGAGGAAAAGGTCGTTGGAAATTATGAGGCGATCCTTTTCACACACAGAAAAAAGCCCATAATGGCAAAAACTCCTTCACAAAAAATATACATAGACACAATCAAAAAAAATGACATAACATTTGGAGTAGGTCCTGCCGGAACAGGTAAAACATACCTTGCAATGGCTATGGCTGTATCTTATCTGAAACAGCAAAAGGTAAACAGAATAATACTAACAAGACCGGCTGTTGAGGCAGGAGAAAAGCTTGGATTTCTCCCTGGAACACTGACAGAAAAGGTTGATCCTTACCTCAGACCCCTTTATGACGCATTATACGAGATGGTTGATCCAGACAAAATAAGAGACATGCTTGAGAAAAATATAATAGAAATAGCTCCACTTGCCTTTATGAGAGGTAGAACACTTAATGATGCATTTATTATACTTGATGAGGCACAAAACACAACAAAAGAGCAGATGAAAATGTTCCTCACAAGGATAGGTTTTGGATCAAAAGCTGTGATAACAGGAGATATAACACAGATAGACCTTCCTAAAGTCTCAAACTCAGGTCTGGTTCAGGCACTTGAAGTTCTGCAAGATGTTAAAGGGATAGGTATTTGCAGATTTTCAGAAAAAGATGTTGTCAGACACCCTGTAGTCCAGAGGATAATAACAGCATACGACAGATACGAAAGGAACAGAGAGAATGAACAGAATTCTGATAAGTAA